In Dermatophilus congolensis, a genomic segment contains:
- a CDS encoding patatin-like phospholipase family protein: protein MQLTSNITDTALVFEGGGLRASYTSGLVVSLLEAGLYFNWVGGISAGSSHTANYLSRDVWRARASFTDFADDPQFGGWSTFVRGQGLFNAKYIYQEAGQPGANLPFDDETFQANPAQMSVGAFNASTGESTYWGRSDIDTVGDLMIRVQASSTMPIVMPRVIINNHVFLDGALGETAGIPLLPAQRAGYERFLIVLSRPRDYIKEPFRHTRLVNRWFHGLPAVSEALASRPKRYNALREEIFSLAEEGKAYVFVPETMPISTNRSTTAQLNASYEAGYAQAQKELPAIIEFLGDPQGTSKNTDTQAQTLTLDS, encoded by the coding sequence GTGCAGCTCACATCGAATATCACTGACACGGCCCTCGTCTTTGAAGGAGGTGGACTCCGAGCAAGCTACACCTCTGGCCTCGTCGTGTCCCTGCTTGAAGCTGGTTTGTACTTCAACTGGGTAGGCGGAATCTCAGCCGGATCGAGCCATACAGCCAACTACCTCTCGCGCGATGTGTGGCGAGCCCGAGCCTCCTTTACCGACTTCGCCGACGACCCCCAGTTCGGCGGCTGGTCCACTTTTGTACGCGGCCAAGGTCTCTTCAACGCGAAATACATCTACCAAGAAGCAGGTCAGCCCGGCGCCAACCTCCCCTTTGACGACGAAACATTCCAAGCCAACCCGGCCCAGATGAGCGTGGGGGCCTTCAACGCATCCACAGGCGAGTCCACCTACTGGGGCCGCTCCGATATCGATACCGTCGGCGACCTGATGATCCGAGTCCAAGCCAGTTCGACAATGCCGATCGTCATGCCCCGCGTCATCATCAACAACCACGTGTTTCTCGATGGCGCCCTAGGAGAAACCGCAGGAATCCCCCTCCTGCCAGCACAACGCGCCGGATACGAACGCTTCCTCATTGTTCTTTCTCGCCCCCGCGACTACATCAAAGAACCTTTCCGACACACGCGTTTGGTCAACCGCTGGTTCCACGGGCTACCCGCTGTATCTGAAGCACTCGCCTCGCGGCCAAAGCGATACAACGCTCTGCGCGAAGAGATTTTCTCTCTCGCCGAGGAAGGAAAGGCCTACGTCTTCGTCCCTGAAACCATGCCGATCTCTACTAACCGATCCACAACAGCCCAGCTCAACGCCTCCTACGAGGCTGGATACGCCCAAGCCCAGAAAGAACTCCCGGCCATTATCGAATTCCTTGGCGATCCCCAAGGCACAAGCAAAAACACCGATACGCAAGCACAGACGCTCACCTTAGATTCCTGA
- a CDS encoding NUDIX domain-containing protein, with translation MANETGSVSNPRRPNGPRNPADQWAEGPAGRFWGTNGAAGLLAHDPPRGVLLQHRAAWSDHGSTWGLPGGARHSNEKPIPGALREATEEAGVPHENLLIASTYTYDVNYWSYTTVIAQVTTPFEAVINDTESEELRWVPIDDVDSLPLHPGLAALWPQLRYALTAQPHLLIDIANVMGSRPDGWWKDRVGAAQRLLTQLETLTYHGIPGPFLGHPKEWHFWPEIEAVVEGQVARTDNLFTTAPPPEQTTPSTGELLITRANADGDSTILERLATFPASTDVTVVTSDRPLRTSAENLGARVVGSGSLLSLLPHT, from the coding sequence GTGGCCAACGAAACCGGAAGTGTCTCCAACCCACGCCGCCCAAACGGCCCCCGCAACCCCGCCGACCAATGGGCTGAAGGCCCAGCCGGACGATTCTGGGGCACCAACGGCGCCGCCGGGCTCCTTGCACATGACCCACCCCGCGGGGTCCTCCTCCAACACCGTGCCGCATGGAGCGACCACGGCAGCACATGGGGTCTGCCCGGCGGAGCCCGCCACAGCAACGAAAAACCCATACCCGGCGCACTACGTGAAGCAACCGAAGAAGCAGGCGTTCCCCACGAAAACCTCCTTATCGCCAGTACCTACACATACGACGTCAATTACTGGAGCTACACCACTGTCATCGCCCAAGTAACCACCCCATTCGAAGCTGTCATCAACGACACCGAAAGCGAAGAACTGCGCTGGGTTCCCATCGATGATGTCGATTCCCTGCCCCTACACCCCGGCTTGGCCGCCTTATGGCCCCAACTGCGTTACGCCCTCACCGCCCAGCCACACCTTCTCATCGACATTGCAAACGTCATGGGGTCCCGCCCCGACGGCTGGTGGAAAGACCGTGTTGGAGCTGCCCAGCGACTCCTGACACAACTCGAAACACTCACCTACCACGGCATCCCCGGCCCTTTTCTCGGACATCCCAAAGAATGGCACTTCTGGCCAGAAATCGAGGCCGTCGTCGAAGGACAAGTAGCCCGCACAGACAACCTCTTTACCACCGCGCCGCCCCCTGAACAAACCACGCCAAGCACAGGCGAACTCCTCATCACCCGAGCAAACGCCGACGGCGACAGCACCATCCTCGAACGCCTTGCCACCTTCCCCGCCAGTACCGACGTAACCGTCGTCACCTCAGACCGACCACTACGCACCAGCGCCGAAAACCTCGGCGCACGCGTCGTCGGCTCCGGCTCGCTTCTCTCCTTACTCCCCCACACTTAA
- a CDS encoding 5-formyltetrahydrofolate cyclo-ligase, translating to MTSTPRPTPLTAAASALDAAKKRERRLRLAIRHQNHGPDSPGRTQEAEALATAALALARNYAPEAGRIASFISTDDEPPTHTLNATLAAAGYDVIIPVTNDDMTLNWLPYDPNIPPAARTCDLTDTQRAALLGHEAMTSAPLLLIPGIAVDIKGNRLGHGGGCYDRALTTKHPEATTIVILHEGEISTTPLPHGRFDQPINGVLTASGHQFVPLTAEEPPLP from the coding sequence ATGACCTCAACCCCACGCCCCACTCCCCTCACCGCAGCCGCGAGCGCCCTGGACGCCGCCAAAAAACGAGAACGCCGCCTACGACTAGCCATCCGACACCAAAATCACGGCCCAGATAGCCCCGGCCGCACCCAAGAAGCAGAAGCCCTCGCCACAGCAGCTCTAGCTCTGGCTCGTAACTATGCCCCCGAAGCAGGCCGCATCGCCTCCTTTATCTCCACCGACGATGAACCCCCCACCCACACCCTCAATGCCACCTTGGCTGCGGCCGGATATGACGTCATCATTCCCGTCACCAATGACGACATGACCCTCAACTGGCTCCCTTATGACCCCAACATCCCCCCAGCTGCACGCACCTGTGACCTCACCGACACCCAACGCGCAGCACTTTTAGGCCACGAGGCGATGACAAGCGCTCCTCTCCTACTCATCCCCGGCATCGCAGTGGACATCAAAGGCAACCGACTCGGACACGGCGGCGGCTGCTACGACCGCGCCCTGACCACAAAACACCCAGAGGCAACCACCATCGTCATCCTCCACGAAGGCGAAATAAGCACTACCCCACTACCCCACGGCCGCTTCGACCAGCCCATCAATGGCGTCCTTACCGCATCTGGGCACCAATTTGTCCCCCTCACCGCAGAAGAACCCCCCTTGCCCTGA
- a CDS encoding MinD/ParA family ATP-binding protein, with translation MSAAESWDPAAQLARGRPNPLIPAAEVEGAPSLVTVPPTKNDLLPVEEITPTDQSLSSAAGAVPAGPPDSAAAAVERPMLSQASPRPRAGWRALAYDITSGRWNPGPSVHELKVRERESLIARRLDRRHVTAFFCLKGGISKTSTTAATSLALSDLRPDPVFAIDANPDAGDLAERLVGESHAGISALARDIDSIHSLEALSKYTVTTGRLTMLPGEPNPVLGDSLRAQDFERILDVVGTYYSLVQVDCGTGVTHPLMSGILEHTDTAVIPAAWSITGARRAAETIAWLRANGFTRLAGSSIVVLTAKDLVSGQVDRGAVLHHLRKAADLIVVPADPHVADGAQLSWEKLQRPTQEAYLDIAAAITSRFMA, from the coding sequence GTGAGTGCTGCTGAGTCGTGGGACCCTGCCGCGCAGCTTGCGCGGGGGCGGCCCAATCCATTGATTCCTGCGGCCGAGGTCGAGGGTGCACCGTCGTTAGTGACGGTGCCTCCAACAAAAAATGATCTGCTCCCAGTTGAAGAAATAACGCCGACTGACCAGAGCTTGAGCTCGGCTGCGGGTGCTGTACCTGCTGGTCCACCAGATTCGGCCGCGGCTGCGGTGGAACGTCCAATGCTTTCGCAGGCCTCGCCTCGTCCTCGTGCGGGGTGGCGTGCCTTGGCGTATGACATCACATCAGGTAGATGGAACCCAGGGCCGTCGGTTCATGAATTAAAAGTGCGTGAGCGTGAGTCGCTCATTGCCCGCCGTCTGGACCGGCGTCACGTAACGGCGTTTTTTTGTCTCAAGGGAGGCATCAGTAAAACGTCAACTACGGCGGCTACATCGTTGGCTTTGTCAGATCTGCGCCCTGATCCAGTGTTTGCCATCGATGCGAATCCAGATGCGGGTGATCTGGCTGAGCGGCTTGTTGGTGAGTCTCATGCCGGAATTTCGGCGTTAGCTCGCGATATCGATTCCATCCATAGTTTGGAAGCGCTGTCGAAATACACAGTGACAACTGGTCGGTTGACTATGTTGCCAGGTGAGCCCAACCCGGTATTAGGGGATTCGCTGCGGGCGCAGGACTTCGAGCGCATTCTTGATGTGGTGGGGACTTATTACTCGTTAGTGCAGGTTGACTGCGGTACGGGGGTTACTCACCCGCTAATGAGTGGGATTCTTGAACACACCGATACGGCAGTTATCCCGGCGGCATGGTCGATTACTGGTGCCAGGCGAGCAGCGGAAACGATCGCTTGGTTGCGGGCCAATGGATTCACTCGTCTAGCTGGTTCGAGCATCGTGGTCTTGACGGCCAAAGACTTGGTAAGCGGGCAGGTTGATCGTGGAGCTGTGTTGCATCACCTGCGCAAGGCGGCTGATTTGATTGTGGTTCCAGCTGATCCGCATGTGGCAGATGGTGCGCAGTTGTCGTGGGAAAAATTGCAGCGTCCTACGCAAGAAGCCTATCTGGATATTGCAGCGGCTATAACCAGCCGATTTATGGCTTGA
- the manA gene encoding mannose-6-phosphate isomerase, class I, whose amino-acid sequence MEIISPCVKTYAWGSRHVIAELQGRSVPTEGPEAELWMGAHPAGPAGCVREGAMRGLDSIISQDPVTELGADIVARYGDRLPFMLKVLAADQALSIQVHPDRAQAERGFAAEEEAGIPLEDPARNYVDTWPKPEVLVALTDFEVLAGFRPACDSARLLRMTGAAALEPIAADLEQSGDQARLRAFGALLEMPQEQTEVLAAQVAAAAEQLAASGGDDAAAFAAVARMEKEHPGDHGVIASLLLQHLVLAPGEGLFMAAAGPHAYLHGAGVEVMGNSDNVLRAGLTLKHIDIPEVMRTLDPDVSVPVLRPQPDEYGVWSYVVPVPEFALYAVDVVEQEIDLPGAGPRILLTVEGDVCLQDETGEVLQVRRGESAYLSAATQGARAWSAQGARIFVATAGADTTAATRNHADEMSSALLSGSGHARSGTGPHSVGVVCPH is encoded by the coding sequence ATGGAAATCATTTCGCCGTGTGTGAAGACGTACGCATGGGGGTCGCGTCACGTCATCGCGGAACTGCAGGGACGGTCTGTCCCGACAGAAGGCCCCGAGGCTGAACTCTGGATGGGGGCACACCCTGCCGGACCTGCAGGCTGCGTTCGTGAGGGGGCGATGCGCGGTCTTGACAGCATTATTTCCCAGGACCCAGTCACTGAGTTGGGTGCAGATATCGTGGCTCGTTATGGTGACCGGTTGCCTTTCATGTTGAAGGTTTTAGCTGCTGACCAAGCACTATCTATCCAGGTACACCCTGACCGAGCGCAAGCTGAGCGTGGATTTGCTGCTGAAGAGGAAGCGGGCATCCCGTTGGAGGATCCGGCACGTAATTACGTAGACACGTGGCCTAAGCCCGAGGTTCTCGTTGCACTGACAGATTTTGAAGTATTGGCGGGTTTTCGCCCGGCCTGTGACTCTGCGCGGTTGCTGCGTATGACGGGTGCCGCTGCGTTGGAACCTATCGCCGCCGATTTGGAGCAAAGCGGAGATCAAGCGCGACTGCGTGCTTTTGGTGCGTTGTTAGAGATGCCACAAGAGCAGACTGAGGTGCTTGCAGCCCAAGTTGCTGCAGCGGCTGAACAGCTAGCTGCCTCTGGTGGAGATGACGCTGCTGCATTCGCTGCAGTGGCTCGAATGGAGAAAGAGCACCCAGGTGACCACGGTGTCATCGCATCGTTGTTGCTCCAGCACCTTGTTCTCGCTCCGGGGGAGGGACTGTTCATGGCCGCAGCCGGTCCGCATGCTTATTTGCACGGTGCAGGCGTGGAAGTGATGGGTAACTCAGACAATGTTCTACGAGCAGGGTTGACGCTTAAGCACATTGATATCCCTGAAGTTATGCGAACTTTGGATCCAGATGTCTCAGTACCGGTGTTGCGTCCGCAACCTGATGAGTATGGGGTCTGGTCGTATGTCGTTCCCGTTCCTGAGTTTGCTCTATATGCCGTTGATGTGGTTGAGCAAGAGATTGACCTTCCTGGGGCCGGTCCACGGATCTTGCTTACCGTGGAAGGTGACGTGTGCTTACAGGATGAGACGGGTGAGGTTTTGCAGGTTCGTCGTGGTGAGTCGGCGTATCTGTCTGCTGCGACGCAGGGAGCACGAGCTTGGTCTGCACAGGGTGCTCGGATCTTCGTGGCGACTGCCGGAGCGGACACTACAGCCGCTACCCGTAATCACGCTGATGAGATGTCGTCGGCATTGCTGAGTGGGTCAGGGCATGCTCGCTCAGGCACTGGCCCACATTCTGTTGGTGTTGTGTGCCCTCACTGA
- a CDS encoding oxidoreductase, translating into MTSWSSSDIPDQSGRVFVVTGANSGLGLVASRELAAKSAFVVMACRDVEKGQRVRAEVMPGGDERSQVRHLDLADLESVHRFADEWGDRPISVVINNAGVMNTPLRRTAQGHELQFGTNVLGHFALMQRLWDLVTDRTVWLGSIAHRMGRPDLTDVDWRSRRYSSWQAYADSKMACVLLAYEQQRRLLQVGDSRRAMAAHPGIASTDLFRSHVGKRDANWLMGAVLSTLRCSQSSEEGALPELFAATVPHLAGGSYVGPGGFAGVVGAPRVERSIRRSYDVAAGRQLWQVCESLTTR; encoded by the coding sequence ATGACTAGTTGGAGCAGTAGTGATATTCCGGATCAGTCAGGTCGGGTGTTTGTTGTGACTGGTGCGAATTCAGGTTTGGGTTTGGTGGCTTCGCGTGAGTTGGCGGCTAAGAGTGCCTTTGTTGTGATGGCGTGCCGGGATGTGGAGAAGGGGCAGAGAGTTCGTGCTGAAGTGATGCCGGGGGGTGATGAACGTAGCCAAGTGCGTCATTTAGATTTAGCTGATTTGGAGTCGGTGCATCGGTTTGCAGATGAGTGGGGGGACCGGCCTATTTCGGTGGTGATTAACAATGCTGGCGTGATGAATACGCCGCTGCGCCGGACAGCGCAGGGGCATGAGCTGCAGTTTGGTACGAATGTTCTTGGGCATTTTGCGTTGATGCAGCGGTTGTGGGATCTGGTGACGGACCGGACTGTGTGGTTGGGGTCGATTGCGCATCGGATGGGGCGTCCGGACCTGACGGACGTGGATTGGCGTTCGCGTCGGTATTCGTCGTGGCAGGCGTATGCGGACAGCAAGATGGCGTGTGTGTTGTTGGCCTATGAGCAGCAGCGTCGTTTATTGCAGGTGGGGGATTCTCGGCGTGCGATGGCAGCTCATCCGGGGATAGCTTCGACAGATTTGTTTCGTTCGCATGTGGGTAAACGTGATGCGAACTGGTTGATGGGTGCGGTGTTGTCGACGTTGCGGTGCAGTCAAAGTTCTGAAGAAGGAGCACTGCCGGAGTTGTTTGCTGCGACGGTTCCGCATTTGGCGGGTGGGAGTTATGTAGGTCCAGGTGGGTTTGCTGGTGTAGTGGGGGCTCCTAGGGTAGAGAGGTCAATTAGGCGTAGTTATGACGTGGCTGCTGGGCGGCAGTTGTGGCAGGTGTGTGAGTCGCTGACTACGCGTTGA
- a CDS encoding YceI family protein yields the protein MATLESLHGTYSIDPAHSEIGFVARHAMVTKVRGSFDTFEGTASIEANLTNGAIELTIDASSIDTRNGDRDNHLRSAEFFDVEKYPHITFRSTHVASGGADILRVTGDLTIRDITRTITIDFLFAGTANDHTGAERAGFEGSIKVNRKDFGLTWNAVLEAGGLLVSEEVTLSFDISAVKQA from the coding sequence ATGGCTACGCTCGAATCTCTTCATGGCACCTACTCGATCGACCCGGCTCACAGTGAGATTGGCTTCGTTGCTCGTCACGCCATGGTCACTAAGGTGCGGGGTTCCTTCGATACCTTCGAAGGTACGGCCAGTATTGAAGCCAACCTCACTAATGGGGCTATTGAGCTAACCATCGATGCCAGCAGCATTGACACTCGCAACGGTGATCGGGATAACCATCTGCGCTCGGCTGAATTCTTTGACGTCGAAAAGTACCCCCACATCACATTCCGATCTACGCATGTCGCTTCTGGTGGTGCCGACATTCTGCGCGTCACTGGTGACCTCACTATTCGTGACATCACTCGCACCATTACCATCGACTTCCTTTTCGCAGGCACCGCAAACGATCACACTGGAGCTGAGCGCGCTGGATTCGAAGGCTCAATCAAGGTGAACCGTAAAGACTTCGGCCTAACCTGGAATGCTGTCCTCGAAGCAGGTGGCCTGCTTGTTTCTGAAGAAGTCACCCTTTCCTTCGATATCTCCGCTGTGAAGCAGGCCTGA
- a CDS encoding superoxide dismutase has protein sequence MSKYVLPDLSYDYAALEPHISGEIMELHHSKHHATYVKGANDAVEQLQEASAAGDTSKINQITKNLAFNLGGHINHSIFWQNLSPEGGDKPVGETAEMLDQFFGGFDKFHTIWSAAAAGIQGAGWTILAYDTLGQRPIIAQLKDQESQLPATQVPLLMLDMWEHAYYLQYKNVKVDYVKAWWNVINWSDVEQRLVTAKGLKLV, from the coding sequence ATGAGCAAGTACGTCCTGCCAGACCTTTCTTACGACTACGCAGCCCTCGAACCGCATATCAGCGGCGAAATCATGGAGCTCCACCACTCCAAGCACCACGCCACGTACGTTAAAGGCGCAAACGACGCTGTCGAGCAGCTGCAGGAAGCCAGCGCCGCAGGCGACACCAGCAAGATCAACCAGATCACCAAAAACCTCGCCTTCAACCTCGGCGGGCACATCAACCACTCGATCTTCTGGCAGAACCTTTCCCCCGAAGGCGGCGACAAGCCTGTCGGCGAAACCGCTGAAATGCTCGACCAGTTCTTCGGTGGCTTCGACAAGTTCCACACCATCTGGTCGGCTGCCGCTGCTGGCATCCAGGGAGCAGGATGGACGATCCTGGCCTACGACACCCTCGGCCAGCGCCCCATCATTGCCCAGCTGAAAGACCAGGAAAGCCAGCTTCCCGCCACGCAGGTGCCACTGCTCATGCTCGACATGTGGGAGCACGCTTACTACCTGCAGTACAAGAACGTGAAGGTTGACTACGTCAAGGCTTGGTGGAACGTCATCAACTGGAGCGACGTCGAACAGCGCCTCGTGACTGCCAAAGGCCTCAAGCTGGTCTGA
- a CDS encoding papain-like cysteine protease family protein, whose product MFRNNTIRKAAGVSGLFAAVMLTAPSAMAAPIHRANDEVRLPIRAQAQERDQWCWSATGTTIANYKGVSVSQNQFCNLAWNRNKDDQCPNTQATLENDQQAFQSLGINPGRLSGPISYQEVQKEINADRPVLTRVLYRAGGGHMVAISGFRASDQSIEWYDPWPSKQRLNVGDYNFYVNNQDFSWTHTLSQIGG is encoded by the coding sequence TTGTTCCGAAACAACACAATTCGCAAGGCGGCCGGGGTTTCGGGCCTCTTTGCGGCAGTGATGCTCACTGCGCCTTCAGCTATGGCTGCCCCTATCCACCGCGCCAATGATGAAGTTCGTCTTCCGATCAGGGCTCAAGCCCAAGAACGCGACCAATGGTGCTGGTCGGCAACCGGTACAACCATTGCCAACTACAAAGGTGTCAGCGTCTCCCAAAACCAGTTCTGCAACCTGGCATGGAACCGCAACAAAGACGACCAATGCCCCAACACTCAGGCCACCCTGGAAAACGACCAGCAAGCCTTCCAATCCCTAGGGATTAACCCAGGTCGCCTAAGCGGCCCCATCAGCTACCAGGAGGTGCAGAAAGAGATCAACGCTGACCGTCCCGTCCTCACTCGCGTCCTCTACCGCGCTGGTGGCGGTCACATGGTGGCCATCAGCGGCTTCCGCGCCAGTGATCAAAGCATCGAATGGTACGACCCCTGGCCCTCCAAACAGCGCCTAAACGTCGGTGACTACAACTTCTACGTCAACAACCAGGACTTCTCCTGGACCCACACGCTTTCCCAGATCGGAGGCTGA
- a CDS encoding papain-like cysteine protease family protein, producing MTRKIASAAGLLAAALLAVPTAASAAPRTLEDGSVQIPINPQAQEQSQWCWSATGTTIANYKGVSVSQNQFCNLAWNRNKDDQCPNTQATLENDQQAFQSLGINPGRLSGPISYQEVQKEINADRPVLTRVLYRAGGGHMVAISGFRASDQSIEWYDPWPSKQRLNVGDYNFYVNNQDFSWTHTLSQIGG from the coding sequence ATGACCCGCAAGATCGCCAGTGCTGCTGGCCTCCTTGCAGCGGCCCTTCTGGCCGTGCCGACAGCTGCATCCGCGGCACCCAGGACGCTGGAAGACGGCTCCGTGCAAATACCTATTAATCCTCAAGCGCAAGAGCAGAGCCAATGGTGCTGGTCGGCAACCGGTACAACCATTGCCAACTACAAAGGTGTCAGCGTCTCCCAAAACCAGTTCTGCAACCTGGCATGGAACCGCAACAAAGACGACCAATGCCCCAACACTCAGGCCACCCTGGAAAACGACCAGCAAGCCTTCCAATCCCTAGGGATTAACCCAGGTCGCCTAAGCGGCCCCATCAGCTACCAGGAGGTGCAGAAAGAGATCAACGCTGACCGTCCCGTCCTCACTCGCGTCCTCTACCGCGCTGGTGGCGGTCACATGGTGGCCATCAGCGGCTTCCGCGCCAGTGATCAAAGCATCGAATGGTACGACCCCTGGCCCTCCAAACAGCGCCTAAACGTCGGTGACTACAACTTCTACGTCAACAACCAGGACTTCTCCTGGACCCACACGCTTTCCCAGATCGGAGGCTGA
- a CDS encoding serine hydrolase: MRALLAPAAGLLALTLAACTTGSDLTPQNTPTATPTATATYPNDTIGQAMQWFVGQMSTDKTDSNLAQRLSSEFTKHITPQQLLVFFGELRPQGPWITENTTTNGNNGTATLMNKYGQRFTLTMHVDDNGKIAGALVDSAPKGSTATTWNDVTKRAQLGIKDVSILAANIDDNDKLTDVHAHDADTPRPVASASKLYILAAIAEKIADEELSWDQELTLTEDDKTLPSGTLQNSAAGTRISVLDAATAMISTSDNTATDLLHRTVGEEAILTAAKNAGNDHLEGITPFLTPKQMFWLAYGPSEEAQKARSSWKSSSPQQRRELLKNLPMPGPGPQIPNNATTAQWPKEIEWFVSARDLADVHLHLQKLADSPTGKPLTHILTKNAGIKTPAWASTAFKGGSNTGVLSFSFAATTAKKSRQILIVTGRSTEPVDQNTVIAATTDAANLLATKHDPAKE; encoded by the coding sequence ATGCGCGCTTTACTCGCCCCCGCTGCTGGTCTCCTCGCCCTTACCCTCGCTGCTTGCACCACCGGAAGCGACCTCACACCCCAAAACACTCCCACTGCCACGCCCACCGCCACTGCCACCTACCCCAACGACACCATCGGCCAGGCAATGCAATGGTTCGTCGGCCAAATGAGCACGGACAAAACTGATTCCAACCTCGCCCAGCGTCTCTCCTCCGAATTCACAAAACACATCACCCCTCAACAACTGCTTGTCTTCTTTGGTGAACTGCGCCCCCAAGGCCCCTGGATCACCGAAAACACCACCACCAATGGCAATAACGGCACTGCAACGCTCATGAACAAATACGGGCAGCGCTTCACCCTCACCATGCACGTTGACGACAATGGCAAAATTGCTGGCGCGCTTGTGGATTCAGCCCCTAAAGGGAGCACTGCCACCACCTGGAACGACGTCACCAAACGCGCCCAACTGGGAATCAAAGACGTCTCCATCCTTGCCGCCAACATCGATGACAATGACAAACTCACCGATGTCCACGCCCACGATGCTGACACCCCACGCCCCGTCGCTTCCGCTTCCAAGCTCTACATCCTCGCTGCCATCGCCGAAAAAATCGCTGACGAGGAACTCAGCTGGGACCAAGAACTCACCCTCACCGAAGACGACAAAACCCTCCCCTCCGGAACACTCCAAAACAGCGCCGCCGGAACCCGAATCAGCGTCCTCGACGCTGCCACCGCCATGATCTCCACCAGCGACAACACCGCAACCGACCTTCTACACCGTACTGTCGGCGAAGAAGCCATCCTTACTGCCGCTAAAAACGCCGGTAACGATCACCTCGAAGGAATCACCCCGTTCCTAACACCCAAACAAATGTTCTGGCTCGCCTACGGCCCTTCCGAAGAGGCCCAAAAAGCCCGCTCCTCATGGAAGAGCTCCTCCCCTCAGCAACGCAGAGAACTGCTCAAAAACCTCCCCATGCCTGGCCCTGGGCCACAAATCCCCAACAATGCAACCACCGCACAATGGCCCAAAGAGATCGAATGGTTCGTCTCCGCACGCGACCTCGCCGACGTCCATCTGCACCTGCAGAAACTTGCTGACTCTCCCACTGGAAAACCCTTAACCCATATCCTCACTAAAAACGCAGGCATCAAAACCCCCGCCTGGGCTTCCACTGCCTTCAAAGGAGGAAGCAACACTGGCGTGCTCTCTTTTTCTTTCGCCGCAACCACCGCGAAAAAGAGCCGACAAATCCTCATCGTCACAGGCCGTAGCACCGAACCTGTTGATCAAAACACTGTCATCGCAGCCACTACCGACGCCGCCAACCTCCTTGCCACCAAACACGACCCTGCTAAGGAGTAA
- a CDS encoding 1-phosphofructokinase family hexose kinase, with translation MIVTLTTNPSVDRSAHLRSGLERGLMHRLGDVVIEPGGKGVNVARALQLAGKPVVAVLPASPREQLLTLLEMRGVPFSAIDVAAGVRTNLTLTEADGTTTKFNEPGGEISPQEVNALRSALLIAAERADWVVLSGSLQPGVPHDFYVDLIRTLRQMQVKVTLDASDAPLAAVARSLQLAAPNFFKPNASELAQASGFKVRVLREAVAAGDWEVIAQAGRLLVERGIDTVLATMGSAGGVLVDAQGAWLAQAREVTVRSQVAAGDSTIAGYLLAQMQGQDQVGCLRHAVAYGSAAVGLEGSGVPTPDQARPEDVEVVAL, from the coding sequence ATGATTGTCACCCTGACCACGAATCCCAGTGTTGATCGGTCTGCGCACCTGCGAAGTGGGTTGGAGCGGGGGTTGATGCACCGTTTAGGTGATGTGGTGATTGAGCCTGGTGGCAAGGGCGTGAACGTGGCGCGTGCGTTGCAGTTGGCAGGTAAGCCTGTGGTTGCTGTTTTGCCTGCCTCGCCGCGGGAGCAGTTGTTGACGTTGTTGGAGATGAGGGGTGTTCCTTTTTCTGCGATTGATGTCGCTGCGGGGGTGCGGACCAATTTGACGTTGACAGAGGCTGACGGAACGACAACGAAATTTAATGAGCCTGGTGGGGAGATTTCTCCGCAGGAGGTGAACGCTTTGCGCAGTGCGTTACTTATCGCAGCTGAGCGGGCGGACTGGGTGGTGTTGTCGGGGTCGCTTCAGCCAGGCGTTCCGCATGATTTTTATGTGGATCTCATTCGCACGTTGCGGCAGATGCAGGTGAAGGTCACGCTGGATGCTTCGGATGCGCCATTGGCTGCGGTGGCGCGGTCTTTGCAGCTGGCTGCGCCGAATTTTTTCAAGCCGAATGCTTCTGAGCTTGCGCAGGCAAGTGGTTTTAAGGTGCGGGTGTTGCGTGAGGCCGTGGCCGCTGGGGATTGGGAAGTGATTGCGCAGGCTGGTCGTTTACTGGTGGAGCGGGGGATTGACACGGTGTTGGCAACGATGGGTAGTGCTGGTGGTGTGCTTGTTGATGCGCAGGGGGCTTGGTTGGCGCAGGCGCGGGAAGTGACGGTGCGTAGTCAGGTTGCTGCGGGGGATTCAACGATTGCCGGGTATTTATTGGCGCAGATGCAGGGGCAGGATCAGGTGGGATGTTTGCGGCATGCAGTGGCGTATGGGAGTGCTGCGGTGGGTTTGGAAGGCTCGGGGGTGCCCACTCCTGACCAGGCTCGTCCTGAGGATGTTGAGGTTGTGGCGTTGTGA